The Candidatus Bathyarchaeum sp. genome includes the window AACGTTTTTTGTTCCAAGGATAGCAACGCTTTACCATCCAAGGGAACTTTTTCTTGTTGAAACAATTGTTCGATTAACCCAACAAATCGGTTGTAGTTTTTTGGTAACCTTGCTTTTGGATTTACCCTAACGACATAATCGTTGCATGTGTGAACAAAAACTTGAAGAAAACCCTCTTTATTCAGGGGAGACCCCAAAGCTTCAAGCAAAACGAAATGGACAATATCAGGGCGCCCTCGTTTCAGGTTATTTTTAAGCTTGAGCATAGCCGCATGATGCAGAGTCCGGTCTAACAGAAGCTGTTTTGGAAGTTTGTTTTGGCGTTTGGCATGACGTTTAACTGAGGAGTGATTCCAGACGGTCTGTGGAACTGTTTCCAATGCCGCCTCAGCCAAAATGAACGTAAGCAACTAAACCACAACTTTACGTTTGGGTTATAGTGATAAAAAGTTTGACTTCATCTTTGCGTAAATTAAGTTTATTGAAGTGCTAAAATGGGCGTGGTTCTCTTTTATGTTTTGTTTGGATTAGCTTTAAACTAAATTTACTAACCGGGCGAATGGACACACCACGCGTCCAGTTGGTGGCGTCTCCTATCCGATGCT containing:
- a CDS encoding 16S rRNA methyltransferase, translating into MLTFILAEAALETVPQTVWNHSSVKRHAKRQNKLPKQLLLDRTLHHAAMLKLKNNLKRGRPDIVHFVLLEALGSPLNKEGFLQVFVHTCNDYVVRVNPKARLPKNYNRFVGLIEQLFQQEKVPLDGKALLSLEQKTLAQLIAEINPDYVLGFSKNGEPKTIETAVSNLEKNQNPVVIVGGFAHGHFSENTVQLFDETVCVDSEMLETWTITSRIIYDYERSFSLPTKRLNR